Proteins co-encoded in one Salvelinus sp. IW2-2015 linkage group LG17, ASM291031v2, whole genome shotgun sequence genomic window:
- the LOC111976561 gene encoding sorting nexin-21-like isoform X1 — protein MASKLLDRLRRTLFKEGEVVASEPIDVPEDSFPESSELDDTECLSERLGGTLCFDGESAMESEDPGEASGPDSDSDFLGESVEDGFSSTDTSPVDLSPGVSSLLTCQLQESWRSLRSCTVPEKLVFEVTDASVVPESSSKYVLYTIHVIQSGMFDKTPAVITRRYTDFERLHSRLRRRHGDHMERVCFPRKRLRKNFVAETIAKRSRAFEQYLTHMHSLAELRRSPTFLEFFYLGDLQAGQMLMRVGRYQEGLGPLLNGLRLQEKLGCEQQGMQQPHHQQRTHWLFTLLALVTCFQELEQLGEAQEHCDRALRDVAPSPEALQQHLFHPLLIPLLQTNVRLSWKISKDKRRWEVLLQEIQDSGADVGNQPSLKEYLMKENLVESEGNTKAKVKRDDTT, from the exons ATGGCTTCTAAGCTATTGGACAGACTGCGACGGACACTGTTCAAAGAAGGAGAAGTAGTCGCTAGTGAGCCAATTGATGTACCAGAGGACAGCTTCCCAGAGAGTTCTGAGTTAGATGACACAGAGTGTCTCTCAGAGCGGCTTGGGGGAACACTCTGCTTCGATGGGGAGAGCGCCATGGAATCAGAAGACCCAGGTGAGGCCTCAGGACCAGACAGTGATTCAGACTTCCTTGGAGAGTCCGTAGAGGATGGATTCAGCAGTACAG ACACCAGCCCAGTGGACCTGTCTCCTGGAGTCTCATCCCTGCTCACATGTCAGCTGCAGGAGAGCTGGAGGAGCTTACGGAGCTGCACTGTGCCTGAGAAGCTGGTGTTTGAAGTGACTGATGCCAGTGTGGTGCCAGAGAGCTCCTCCAAGTATGTG ctcTACACCATCCATGTGATCCAGTCTGGGATGTTTGACAAAACCCCCGCCGTCATCACCCGGCGATACACCGACTTCGAGCGTCTGCACAGCCGCCTTCGCCGTCGTCATGGGGACCACATGGAGCGTGTCTGTTTCCCCCGCAAGAGGCTGCGTAAGAACTTTGTGGCAGAGACCATCGCCAAGCGGAGCCGGGCGTTTGAGCAGTACCTGACCCACATGCACTCGCTGGCTGAGCTGCGGCGCTCGCCCACCTTTCTGGAGTTTTTCTACCTGGGTGACCTGCAGGCTGGCCAGATGCTGATGCGTGTGGGCCGTTACCAGGAGGGCCTAGGCCCTCTGCTCAATGGCCTGAGGCTCCAGGAGAAGCTAGGCTGTGAGCAGCAGGGGATGCAGCAGCCTCACCACCAGCAGCGCACCCACTGGCTCTTCACCCTGCTGGCCCTGGTGACCTGCTTCCAGGAGCTGGAGCAGCTGGGGGAGGCCCAGGAGCACTGTGACCGAGCCCTGAGGGACGTGGCCCCCTCACCGGAGGCCCTGCAGCAGCACCTCTTTCACCCActgctcatccctctcctccagacCAACGTCAGATTGTCGTGGAAGATCTCCAAGGATAAGCGGCGGTGGGAGGTGCTGCTACAGGAGATCCAGGACTCTGGGGCTGATGTAGGGAACCAGCCCAGCCTGAAGGAGTACCTGATGAAGGAAAACCTGGTGGAGAGCGAGGGAAACACTAAGGCCAAGGTCAAACGGGACGACACCACTTAA
- the LOC111976561 gene encoding sorting nexin-21-like isoform X2 has translation MASKLLDRLRRTLFKEGEVVASEPIDVPEDSFPESSELDDTECLSERLGGTLCFDGESAMESEDPDTSPVDLSPGVSSLLTCQLQESWRSLRSCTVPEKLVFEVTDASVVPESSSKYVLYTIHVIQSGMFDKTPAVITRRYTDFERLHSRLRRRHGDHMERVCFPRKRLRKNFVAETIAKRSRAFEQYLTHMHSLAELRRSPTFLEFFYLGDLQAGQMLMRVGRYQEGLGPLLNGLRLQEKLGCEQQGMQQPHHQQRTHWLFTLLALVTCFQELEQLGEAQEHCDRALRDVAPSPEALQQHLFHPLLIPLLQTNVRLSWKISKDKRRWEVLLQEIQDSGADVGNQPSLKEYLMKENLVESEGNTKAKVKRDDTT, from the exons ATGGCTTCTAAGCTATTGGACAGACTGCGACGGACACTGTTCAAAGAAGGAGAAGTAGTCGCTAGTGAGCCAATTGATGTACCAGAGGACAGCTTCCCAGAGAGTTCTGAGTTAGATGACACAGAGTGTCTCTCAGAGCGGCTTGGGGGAACACTCTGCTTCGATGGGGAGAGCGCCATGGAATCAGAAGACCCAG ACACCAGCCCAGTGGACCTGTCTCCTGGAGTCTCATCCCTGCTCACATGTCAGCTGCAGGAGAGCTGGAGGAGCTTACGGAGCTGCACTGTGCCTGAGAAGCTGGTGTTTGAAGTGACTGATGCCAGTGTGGTGCCAGAGAGCTCCTCCAAGTATGTG ctcTACACCATCCATGTGATCCAGTCTGGGATGTTTGACAAAACCCCCGCCGTCATCACCCGGCGATACACCGACTTCGAGCGTCTGCACAGCCGCCTTCGCCGTCGTCATGGGGACCACATGGAGCGTGTCTGTTTCCCCCGCAAGAGGCTGCGTAAGAACTTTGTGGCAGAGACCATCGCCAAGCGGAGCCGGGCGTTTGAGCAGTACCTGACCCACATGCACTCGCTGGCTGAGCTGCGGCGCTCGCCCACCTTTCTGGAGTTTTTCTACCTGGGTGACCTGCAGGCTGGCCAGATGCTGATGCGTGTGGGCCGTTACCAGGAGGGCCTAGGCCCTCTGCTCAATGGCCTGAGGCTCCAGGAGAAGCTAGGCTGTGAGCAGCAGGGGATGCAGCAGCCTCACCACCAGCAGCGCACCCACTGGCTCTTCACCCTGCTGGCCCTGGTGACCTGCTTCCAGGAGCTGGAGCAGCTGGGGGAGGCCCAGGAGCACTGTGACCGAGCCCTGAGGGACGTGGCCCCCTCACCGGAGGCCCTGCAGCAGCACCTCTTTCACCCActgctcatccctctcctccagacCAACGTCAGATTGTCGTGGAAGATCTCCAAGGATAAGCGGCGGTGGGAGGTGCTGCTACAGGAGATCCAGGACTCTGGGGCTGATGTAGGGAACCAGCCCAGCCTGAAGGAGTACCTGATGAAGGAAAACCTGGTGGAGAGCGAGGGAAACACTAAGGCCAAGGTCAAACGGGACGACACCACTTAA